Genomic window (Spirosoma sp. KCTC 42546):
CTGTTAGGCGTTGGTACATACGGCCGGGTTATAAAGGTTGAAGATCAGCTCGAAACGGAGTGGGTTGCAATAAAAATCAGCGAGTTTAAGGGCAGCGATACCAAGTCGCTAAAAGCCGAAGTTGAACTGGCACAACGGGTGCCCCGGCAGGCAAATATTGCCCGCTACGATGCCTGCCATCGGCTGGAAACCGATACGAGTATTAGTGATTTCGCCATCATGAAATACTACCCGGATGGCAACCTGGCTGACCTGCTTCGGCGCGTAGCGCTGACACCCACGCAGATTTATGATATTACGCGGGGCATCTTACTGGGCCTCCAGCACTTGCACCGCCATCGAATTGTTCACCGCGATTTTAAGCCTGCCAATATCCTGATCTCCCGCGATAATGCTGGGCGGTTTATTCCAAAGATTGCAGATTTTGGCCTGAGTAAATTAGTGAGCGATGACGAACTTGACAGTTCTGATTTCGATCTGAGCGACGGCCGGGGTACGCCATCCTACAAAGCGCCCGAACAAATTGAAGGGAGTCGAGTTAGTTTCAACCTCGATTTATGGGCGTTTGGCGTCATTCTCTACGAAATGATGACGGGCGAAAAGCCGTTCCGGGCCGACTTACGAAACAGCAGCGAGCAGTCGGTGCGACGGGAGGTTGAGAAGAAAATTATAACCGTCGAACTACCGGCTCGCTTGAGTCAGGTTGCCGAACCGTATAGGGCTATGATTCGCCGATGTCTGGTCCGCGACATCCACGAGCGGGTTCGGAAAGAAGATGAATTGCTGGATTTGCTGGACCAGATTCCGCAGTTGATGACGCAGGCCAATACACTACTCAAGCAGGGTGATTATGAGCAGGCGATCGACCTATTTGAGCAGGTGCTGGCTAAGCGAGAACAGCATACCGAGGCCCAGACTAAACTGGACCAATGTACGAAAGCACTTCAGCAGCAACACCTGACTATGCTGCTGAACGATGCCGACAGTTTACGGGAACAGCAGCATTTTGAGCAGGCCAAAAGTCAGTATGAACAAGTGCTTCGGCTCAGCCCAACGAACGAAGTGGCCATTAGGGGGTTAGCTTTGTGCATTGAGCAACTTCGGCCAAAACCGCTGGTTGTTGAGTCGGAGCTGACCGATGTTTATGAGGAAGAACGAACAGATGTTTATGAAACTTCAGCGCTTCTTAGTCCGGCTGTTCCTGTCAATCGAGTAGTTAGCCTACCCATACAAAGCGAAATCTTACCCAAGCCGACAATTCTACAACCGGTTGGTACAACCCCTGTTCAAAATTTTCCCTGGAAGGTAGTTGTCCCCGTAGCAATCGTCGTAGGGGGCTTTATCTGGTATATTAATTTGGGAGGAGCTACCCAGAAATCAGGCCAGAAGCAGGATAGCATCCCAGGGGTGAGAGTTGAATCTCCTGTGGGTAGCCTGAAACCGTCACTTCCCAGCACTAGCGAATCTACGGCCCTAAAGTCAGTTCCGGATGAGTCCCAAGACGCGTTGGACAAGCGGAAACTGCAAAAAAAAGTACTCGCCGAAGAACAGCCCGTTAGCTCTGATCAGCC
Coding sequences:
- a CDS encoding serine/threonine-protein kinase — translated: MNQTFTSFLDFKKRYPIRPNDEGTLLGVGTYGRVIKVEDQLETEWVAIKISEFKGSDTKSLKAEVELAQRVPRQANIARYDACHRLETDTSISDFAIMKYYPDGNLADLLRRVALTPTQIYDITRGILLGLQHLHRHRIVHRDFKPANILISRDNAGRFIPKIADFGLSKLVSDDELDSSDFDLSDGRGTPSYKAPEQIEGSRVSFNLDLWAFGVILYEMMTGEKPFRADLRNSSEQSVRREVEKKIITVELPARLSQVAEPYRAMIRRCLVRDIHERVRKEDELLDLLDQIPQLMTQANTLLKQGDYEQAIDLFEQVLAKREQHTEAQTKLDQCTKALQQQHLTMLLNDADSLREQQHFEQAKSQYEQVLRLSPTNEVAIRGLALCIEQLRPKPLVVESELTDVYEEERTDVYETSALLSPAVPVNRVVSLPIQSEILPKPTILQPVGTTPVQNFPWKVVVPVAIVVGGFIWYINLGGATQKSGQKQDSIPGVRVESPVGSLKPSLPSTSESTALKSVPDESQDALDKRKLQKKVLAEEQPVSSDQPKMALVTPETDKIKPVESVEETNENRLKEKQDAYDQLIEEGVKAISNGNNKAKAIASFTKAQELAKDQDLSTTKADGAYTIYLNKANKIFATDEFEGASAWYQVAQSLKDTEEVRRKIKQCQNH